The genomic DNA gtattcatgtgtttttatcttttttaaggcattgtttatctttattttaattcttcatcAAGTACTGAATTGGGACTTTATCCTGCTTGGCAACCACTCTAATTCTGTAGCCTCCTCAATGAGAAGCAAGTTTCACTTCTCATTTATCTTCCCttgaactttttccttttttctcactTTCACTATCAACATTAATTTCAATCAATTTCTAAGACAGGAATTATGCCACTCGATGTATAATCACATTTTACATCAGACTAAGAAATTGTTGACTCCctgtcattttcaaaatatcaaatacACAAGAcagtaatgaaaaacaaattttaaaaatctttgaaggGAAAGATGAAGACTCCTTTCattattccaataaaacttctcAATATTATCTGTGTAAACTATTTATTCAATAGGAAAGCTAAAAGACAATTTTAGTTTATACTAAataactaaacaaatatttacaaaacattcacTATTTGTTAGTATAGTGATAGGCAGCATTATTCAAAAGCCCACAAAAATGACCAAATTAATCTCAAAGTTGTTTTCACAGCTGTGATCCATTATAGATCTGGTACTGGGCCCTAAATGTCATGACTTCatgcaaaacaataaatgttaccAGCCAtcatttaatctgtaaaattaAGGTATTCAACTATGTGATAAAGTCCGCAATAATCTTGAAAATATTGCTCAGCCAGAGTGACCCTTGCAAAGATTCACCAGCAACACTTCAAagggttattttttgtttgtttgaaatacAGTATGGAAaacctatatatgtgtgtgtgtgtatatatatatatacacattggtATATAATGGGCCTACTTTTTCAACTTGTGTCATCAATTTTGTCCTATATCATTAGAACACTCAGAAAAATGTCATCTTAATGGCTGCTAAAAAATCTACTAccagaatataaattagtacagccattataaaaaacagtatagagggtcctctaaaaattttaaaaaggctgggtgcagtggcttacacctatagtcccagcactttgcacggccaaggcaggagaattgcttgaggccagaaggagtttgagactagcctgggtaacataatgagaccccatatcttgacaaagaaggaaaaaaattagccaggcatggtggcacaaacctgtagtcctagctactcaggaggctggggtgggaggattaagcccaggaattcaaggctgcagtgagttatgatcacaccactgcactccagcctgggctacacaACAtgatcctatctcttaaaaagaatacaaataaaaatgaaactaccatatgatccaacaatcccactactgggtatatccaaaggaaataccTTCAGTATCTTAAAGAGGTATACCTACACCCCgagttcattgcagcattattcacagtagccaagatatggcaACAACCTAAGTGTGCatccacagatgaatggacaaattgCAGTGCatacattcaatggaatattattcagccataaagaaaataggaaatgctACCATTtgtaacaatatggatgaacctgaggacattatgctaaatgaaataagccagacacagaaagacaaatactacatgatctcacctagatgtggaatctaaaaaagttgaactcggAGAGCGGAGCAGTAATTGTCAGGAGCTGAGGGGTAGGGGAAATGGAGAGTTGCTtgtcaaaaggtacaaagtttcgCCTGCGGAAAACATGGCGTCGCTGAGCGGTGTCCGCTGGCTGACCCGGGCGCTGGTCTCCGCCAGCAACCCCGGGGCATGGAGAGGTCTGGGTACATCGGCCGCGGCGCAAGCTGCCTCTCGGGGCCAGGCTGAGGACGTGAAGGTGGAGGGTGCCTTTCCCGTGACCATGTTGCCAGGAGATGGTGTGGGGCCTGAGCTGATGCACGCTGTCAAGGAGGTGTTCAAGGCTGCTGGTGTCCCAGTGGAGTTCCAGGAGCACCACCTGAGCGAGGTGCAGAATACGGCATCTGAGGAGAAGCTGGAGCAGGTGCTGAGGTCCATGAAGGAGAACAAAGTGGCCCTCATTGGAAAGATCCACACCCCGATGGAGTATAAGGGGGAACTAACCTCCTACGACATGAGGCTGAGGCGTAAGTTGGATTTATGTGCCAACGTAGTCCATGTGAAGTCACTTCCTGGGTACATGACTCGGCACAACAATCTAGACCTGGTGATCATTCGAGAGCAGACGGAAGGGGAGTACAGCTCTCTGGAACATGAGAGTGCAAAGGGTGTGATTGAGTGCTTGAAGATTGTCACACGAGCCAAGTCTCAGCGGATTGCAAAAGTTTGCCTTTGACTATGCCACCAAGAATGGGCGGGAGAAGGTCATTGCTGTCCATAAGGCCAACATCATGAAGCTTGGGGATGGGTTGTTCCTGCAGTGCTGTGAGGAAATTGCTGAACTGTATCCCAAAATCAAATTTGAGACGATGATCATAGACAACTGCTGCATGCAGCTGGTGCAGAATCCTTACCAGTTTGATGTGCTGGTGATGCCCAATCTCTATGGGAACATTATTGACAATCTGGCTACTGGTCTGGTTGGGGGAGCCGGTGTGGTCCCGGGTGAGAGCTACAGTGCGGAGTACGCAGTCTTTGAGATGGGTGCCCGGCACCCATTTGCCCAGGCAGTGGGCAGGAATATAGCCAACCCCACGGCCATGCTGCTGTCAGCTGCCAACATGCTGCGACATCTCAACCTTGACTATCACTCCAACATGATTGCAGAGTCGGTGAAGAAGGTGATCAAAGTCGGCAAGGTGCGGACTCGAGACATGGGCAGCTACAGCACCACAACCGACTTCATCCAGTCTGTCATCGGCCACCTGCACCCCTATGGCAGCTAAAGCCCTTTATTCCTTCCAACCTCACAAGGACCATATACCACCTATACATTCCTTCAGTACAGTGGACCAGGGAAGAGATCTCGAACCTCTAGACAGTGGACCATAGCCATCTTTCTGAGCAGAGCCTAGGTTGTCCTAGGGCTGGCTTCCTTAGGGAACTGCATCtgttgggtggtggtggtgggagtgttgggggtgggggtagggccCAGGCTGCTGGGATGATGACAGTTCTCTCCCACAGGTTCGAACCTCTGACATGGGTGGCTATGCCACTTGCCACGACTTCACTGAGGCTGTCAttgctgccctgcccctcccataGGTCCTGCCCATACCTATATAAGATGTTCAATAAAAAAtgtgatacaaaaaaaaaaaaaaaggtacaaagtttcacTTACAAGATAAACAAGTTCTGGGCATCTAATGTGCAGCATGGACTGTGATGGATGTGTTAAATTAATTTGATTATGGTAATCATTGCACAATGTACATGTATATCAAATTACCATGTTGTATACCCATcttaatttgtcaattaaatattttaaaataaagtcatcctaaaaaacaaaaaacaaaaaaaaacacctaccACCACAAAATTCAACAGTTACTGCACAAAAGGCAGACTTTCAaaggagaaatattaaatatttaacaaatctaTTTGTGAAAATGTTATAAGCCATGTCTTTGGAAAGTTGCTACTATGGGAGAATTGACCCAACTTTTAAAAACCAAGCAAGGTAAACACTGATGGCAATGAAAATGATGGAGAAAATCTTCATTATAAATCcatctttagagttttctaccTCTGAAAAGTTGGGGAAAGGTCCAGTTTAAAAAGTGATCCTATGTTTCTACTTTAGCCCTATATATAAGCTACCATACAGagaatttcaaataaagtttAGATATAGTTATGAATTGACGGGAATTATATGAAAAGTTCTGAGCCTTGTAGCATTTCCCTTCATTTTCACTCTCTATGCCTTCCCTAGATGAATAGAAAATGAGACTGTGAATTAAAAATGTACTGTTTACTAAAGATTCTTCGAATAAGCATACTAAACATGCaagcattttaagaaattagaatGCAAAAAGTTTAGGAACCAAGACACTAATCATGGTCTAACACAAACAGGAATGAGCAGTTTGAACCACAAATACTACGGAGAACTACCTTCTCGACCACATAAACACAAGCAAAGAAGTGCAGCAACAGTATAGGGGTTTAATCAGGTCTACCCCAGAGAGCCCTGATGCCAAAGAGGCCAGGGCCTGCAAGGCTTTTTTTAGAAACAATACACTTTTAATAGAAActaagaagaaggaaggaaatgcacatccaaaaaaaaaaatcaatcataaaatatttgagtaATGAGAGACAAAACAGttactgaaagaaataaacatacaGTCAACAAGAAAAGACTCTGCAAAGAGCACATTTAGGATTATAGTGCATACTGACCAGCACTCAAGTAGCAAGGTCTCAGTGGAGCAGACTTGCTCACCACAATTAAGTACAGTTTCGAAGACTTGATTAACTGATCATCTCAAATTCCTACATGCACCACATCCTCAATAACATCACTACAAAAACTGTTTGATACTGGCAAATGTTAAAAACAGGAGAAATAGGAAGATGTCCATCCATCCTTTAGCTAGAAATTTCCAAACAAG from Microcebus murinus isolate Inina chromosome 12, M.murinus_Inina_mat1.0, whole genome shotgun sequence includes the following:
- the LOC105874184 gene encoding LOW QUALITY PROTEIN: isocitrate dehydrogenase [NAD] subunit beta, mitochondrial-like (The sequence of the model RefSeq protein was modified relative to this genomic sequence to represent the inferred CDS: deleted 1 base in 1 codon) produces the protein MASLSGVRWLTRALVSASNPGAWRGLGTSAAAQAASRGQAEDVKVEGAFPVTMLPGDGVGPELMHAVKEVFKAAGVPVEFQEHHLSEVQNTASEEKLEQVLRSMKENKVALIGKIHTPMEYKGELTSYDMRLRRKLDLCANVVHVKSLPGYMTRHNNLDLVIIREQTEGEYSSLEHESAKGVIECLKIVTRAKSQRIAKFAFDYATKNGREKVIAVHKANIMKLGDGLFLQCCEEIAELYPKIKFETMIIDNCCMQLVQNPYQFDVLVMPNLYGNIIDNLATGLVGGAGVVPGESYSAEYAVFEMGARHPFAQAVGRNIANPTAMLLSAANMLRHLNLDYHSNMIAESVKKVIKVGKVRTSDMGGYATCHDFTEAVIAALPLP